A genomic window from Pseudomonas alcaligenes includes:
- a CDS encoding tripartite tricarboxylate transporter TctB family protein, producing MYVRLFAAVWLLVCAFLAVVAWGFQAPFSYDPVGPRAYPLLLLSLMAVAALWLLCKPSGEPTPPISWALARKVGLCVGALLAYALLFEPLGFVLSTALAGFGLGLLFGGRLLPSALSGLLMGTLLYGLFDYLLDVPLPLGLFAAFVES from the coding sequence ATGTACGTCCGCCTGTTCGCCGCGGTGTGGCTGCTCGTCTGCGCCTTTCTCGCCGTGGTCGCCTGGGGCTTCCAGGCGCCCTTTTCCTACGACCCGGTCGGCCCGCGCGCCTACCCCTTGCTGCTGCTGAGCCTGATGGCCGTCGCCGCCCTGTGGCTGCTGTGCAAACCGAGCGGCGAGCCGACCCCGCCGATCTCCTGGGCGCTGGCGCGCAAGGTCGGCCTGTGCGTCGGCGCCCTGCTGGCCTACGCCCTGCTGTTCGAGCCGCTGGGCTTCGTGCTCAGTACCGCCCTGGCCGGCTTCGGCCTCGGCCTGCTGTTCGGCGGCCGCCTGCTGCCCAGCGCCCTCAGCGGCCTGCTGATGGGCACCCTGCTGTACGGTCTGTTCGACTACCTGCTGGACGTGCCGCTGCCGCTCGGCCTGTTCGCCGCCTTCGTGGAGAGCTGA
- a CDS encoding HDOD domain-containing protein, with protein sequence MSKLAEKVQEELIQAIDNDELVLPTLPEVALKVREAAEDPNVSIPALSKVIGNDAALTARIIKVVNSPLLRTSKEITDIQMAVSRLGINYTCNLATGLAMEQMFQATSDVVDRKMREVWNKSTEIAGICHVLCRHYTRLMPDQATLAGLVHQIGVLPILTYAEENNALLADSISLNHVIEKIHPIIGDKILRAWEFPEPIAIVPSQHLDFTRNSPKADYVDIVQVATLQSYLGSEHPYTQLDWSKIPAFAKLGLDPNVDMQADEDLSAAMEAATSMLQ encoded by the coding sequence ATGAGCAAGCTTGCCGAGAAAGTCCAAGAGGAACTGATCCAGGCCATCGACAACGATGAACTGGTGCTGCCGACCCTGCCGGAAGTGGCACTCAAGGTGCGCGAAGCGGCGGAAGACCCGAACGTCAGCATCCCGGCCCTGAGCAAGGTGATCGGCAACGACGCGGCGCTCACCGCGCGCATCATCAAGGTGGTGAACAGCCCGCTGCTGCGCACCAGCAAGGAAATCACCGACATCCAGATGGCCGTCAGCCGCCTCGGCATCAACTACACCTGCAACCTGGCCACCGGCCTGGCCATGGAGCAGATGTTCCAGGCCACCAGCGACGTGGTCGACCGCAAGATGCGCGAGGTGTGGAACAAGAGCACCGAAATCGCCGGCATCTGCCATGTGCTGTGCCGCCACTACACCCGCCTGATGCCCGACCAGGCCACCCTGGCTGGCCTGGTGCACCAGATCGGCGTGCTGCCGATCCTCACCTACGCCGAAGAGAACAACGCCCTGCTGGCCGACTCGATCAGCCTCAACCACGTGATCGAGAAGATCCACCCGATCATCGGCGACAAGATCCTGCGAGCCTGGGAGTTCCCCGAGCCGATCGCCATAGTGCCCAGCCAGCACCTGGACTTCACCCGTAACTCGCCGAAAGCCGACTACGTCGACATCGTCCAGGTCGCCACCCTGCAGAGCTATCTGGGCAGCGAGCACCCCTACACCCAGCTGGACTGGAGCAAGATCCCGGCCTTCGCCAAGCTCGGCCTCGACCCCAACGTCGACATGCAGGCCGACGAGGATCTCTCCGCCGCCATGGAAGCGGCCACCAGCATGCTGCAGTAA
- the rpoE gene encoding RNA polymerase sigma factor RpoE, which produces MLAQEDDQQLVLRVQRGDKRAFDLLVLKYQHKILGLVVRFVHDSHEAQDVAQEAFIKAYRALGNFRGDSAFYTWLYRIAINTAKNYLVSRGRRPPDSDVSAEDAEFYEGDHALKDIESPERAMLRDEIEATVHRTIQQLPEDLRTALTLREFDGLSYEDIANVMQCPVGTVRSRIFRAREAIDKALQPLLQEA; this is translated from the coding sequence ATGCTAGCCCAGGAAGACGATCAGCAGCTGGTCCTACGGGTGCAGCGCGGTGACAAGCGGGCCTTCGATCTGCTGGTGCTCAAGTATCAGCACAAGATTCTCGGCCTGGTGGTGCGCTTCGTTCACGACAGCCACGAGGCCCAGGATGTGGCGCAGGAGGCCTTCATCAAGGCCTATCGTGCCTTGGGCAATTTCCGCGGTGACAGTGCGTTCTACACCTGGCTGTACCGCATCGCCATCAACACGGCGAAGAACTATCTGGTCTCGCGCGGCCGTCGGCCGCCGGACAGTGATGTAAGTGCCGAGGATGCCGAGTTCTACGAGGGTGACCACGCCCTGAAGGACATCGAGTCACCGGAGCGTGCCATGTTGCGGGATGAGATCGAGGCCACCGTGCACCGAACCATCCAGCAACTGCCGGAGGATCTGCGCACGGCCCTGACCCTGCGCGAGTTCGACGGCCTGAGTTACGAGGACATTGCCAATGTGATGCAGTGTCCGGTCGGCACCGTGCGTTCGCGGATCTTCCGGGCGCGCGAGGCCATCGATAAAGCCCTGCAACCTCTGTTGCAGGAAGCCTGA
- a CDS encoding protein YgfX has product MSSRSEHFECHWQASRLLLALYLTALALALLTLFLIDLPLWAALLGAALCLAQAAWTLPRQVLLRHPAAFTGLRRNEAGWQLFNARDSWQAVQLRPDSLALQLAVILRFRLEGERRTRALCIPRDALPRDVHRRLRVRLKFSRRRWAAPG; this is encoded by the coding sequence GTGTCCAGCCGAAGTGAACACTTCGAATGCCACTGGCAGGCCTCGCGCCTGCTGCTGGCGCTCTATCTGACGGCGCTGGCCCTGGCGCTGCTCACCCTGTTTCTCATCGATTTGCCGCTCTGGGCCGCACTGCTCGGCGCTGCCCTGTGCCTGGCGCAGGCGGCCTGGACGCTGCCGCGCCAGGTGCTGCTCAGGCATCCGGCCGCCTTCACCGGCCTGCGGCGCAACGAGGCGGGCTGGCAGCTGTTCAATGCGCGCGATAGCTGGCAGGCGGTGCAGCTGCGCCCGGACAGCCTGGCCCTGCAGCTGGCGGTGATCCTGCGTTTTCGTCTGGAGGGCGAGCGGCGTACGCGTGCGCTGTGTATCCCGCGCGACGCTCTGCCGCGCGATGTGCACCGGCGCCTGCGCGTGCGTCTGAAGTTCAGCCGGCGTAGGTGGGCGGCGCCAGGATAG
- a CDS encoding response regulator, with protein MRILLVEDHLPLAESVAQALRGAGLTVDVLHDGVAAEHALASEDYALAVLDVGLPRLDGFAVLARVRGRGKTLPVLMLTARGEVKDRVHGLNLGADDYLAKPFELTELEARVKALLRRSVLGGEQQQRCGDLVYDLGTRRFSLREQPLNLTSREQAVLEALIARPGRVMSKEQLADQVFGLDEEASADAIEIYVHRLRKKLEGDSVRIVTFRGLGYLLEATGD; from the coding sequence GTGCGAATCCTGCTGGTCGAGGACCATCTGCCCCTGGCCGAGAGCGTGGCCCAGGCCCTGCGCGGCGCCGGGCTGACCGTCGATGTGCTGCACGACGGGGTGGCCGCCGAGCACGCCCTGGCCAGCGAGGACTACGCCCTGGCGGTGCTCGACGTGGGCCTGCCGCGGCTCGACGGTTTCGCGGTGCTGGCCCGCGTGCGCGGGCGCGGCAAGACCCTGCCGGTGCTGATGCTGACCGCCCGTGGCGAGGTCAAGGACCGCGTGCATGGCCTCAACCTGGGCGCCGACGACTACCTGGCCAAGCCCTTCGAACTGACCGAGCTGGAGGCGCGGGTCAAGGCCCTGCTGCGCCGCAGCGTGCTCGGCGGCGAGCAGCAGCAGCGCTGCGGCGATCTGGTCTACGACCTGGGCACCCGGCGCTTCAGCCTGCGCGAGCAGCCGCTCAACCTGACCTCGCGCGAGCAGGCCGTGCTGGAGGCGCTGATCGCCCGGCCGGGGCGGGTGATGAGCAAGGAGCAGCTGGCCGACCAGGTGTTCGGCCTGGACGAGGAGGCCAGCGCCGACGCCATCGAGATCTACGTGCACCGCCTGCGCAAGAAGCTGGAGGGCGACAGCGTGCGCATCGTCACCTTCCGCGGCCTGGGTTACCTGCTGGAAGCCACCGGTGACTGA
- a CDS encoding OprD family porin has protein sequence MPIALPANRLALAILAATCATGAHAAFIEDSSASLTTTNIYLNRDFREDDGQNKREEWGQGFLLDIRSGYTEGTVGFGLDALGMLGIKLDSGKGRSGTDLLPVQDDGGTPDQFGRLGLTAKVKVAESEFRYGSHIPELPVVKASDSRLLPQVFEGGLLTSNDIDNLSFTGGRLDKVIDRASTNSEDLILNSKNKRFAGGVTAEHMDLAGFDYSFAKGLTGRYYYADVEDIYRQHFLGLLASQPLGGGTLSADLRVSISDDSGSAQAGEIDNKAWNGLVSYAHSGHKVGLGYQHMSGDTGFAYLDGSDPFLVNFVQINDFANADERSWQARYDFDFAGLGIPGLSFMTRYIHGDNAQVSGSDEEGREWERDIEFKYVVQSGPLKDLYVRLRNASFRSSFARDADENRLIVGYSLPIW, from the coding sequence ATGCCTATTGCACTGCCTGCAAACCGCCTCGCCCTGGCGATTCTCGCCGCCACTTGCGCCACCGGCGCCCATGCTGCCTTCATCGAAGACAGCAGCGCCAGCCTGACCACCACCAACATCTACCTCAACCGCGACTTCCGCGAAGACGATGGCCAGAACAAGCGCGAGGAATGGGGCCAGGGCTTCCTCCTCGACATCCGCTCCGGCTACACCGAGGGCACCGTCGGCTTCGGCCTAGACGCCCTTGGCATGCTCGGTATCAAGCTCGATTCCGGCAAGGGCCGCAGCGGCACCGACCTGCTGCCGGTGCAGGACGACGGCGGCACCCCGGACCAGTTCGGTCGCCTGGGCCTGACCGCCAAGGTCAAGGTCGCCGAAAGCGAGTTCCGCTACGGCTCGCACATCCCCGAGCTGCCGGTGGTCAAGGCCAGCGACAGCCGCCTGCTGCCACAGGTGTTCGAGGGCGGCCTGCTGACCTCCAACGACATCGACAACCTGAGCTTCACCGGCGGGCGCCTGGACAAGGTGATCGACCGTGCCTCGACCAACTCCGAGGACCTCATCCTCAACAGCAAGAACAAGCGCTTCGCCGGTGGCGTGACGGCCGAGCACATGGACCTGGCCGGCTTCGATTACAGCTTCGCCAAGGGCCTGACCGGGCGCTACTACTACGCCGATGTCGAGGACATCTACCGCCAGCACTTCCTCGGCCTGCTGGCCAGCCAGCCCCTGGGCGGCGGCACCCTGAGCGCCGACCTGCGCGTCTCGATCAGCGACGACAGCGGCTCCGCCCAGGCCGGCGAGATCGACAACAAGGCCTGGAACGGCCTGGTCTCCTATGCCCATAGCGGGCACAAGGTCGGTCTCGGCTACCAGCACATGAGCGGCGACACCGGCTTCGCCTACCTCGATGGCAGCGACCCCTTCCTGGTCAACTTCGTGCAGATCAACGACTTCGCCAACGCCGACGAGCGTTCCTGGCAGGCCCGCTACGACTTCGACTTCGCCGGCCTCGGCATCCCCGGTCTGAGCTTCATGACCCGCTACATCCACGGCGACAACGCCCAGGTCAGCGGCAGCGATGAAGAAGGCCGCGAGTGGGAACGCGACATCGAGTTCAAGTACGTGGTGCAGAGCGGCCCGCTCAAGGACCTCTACGTGCGCCTGCGCAACGCCAGCTTCCGTTCCAGTTTCGCCCGCGATGCGGACGAGAACCGCCTGATCGTCGGCTACAGCCTGCCGATCTGGTAA
- a CDS encoding sensor histidine kinase — protein MAAGSLRGRLLRRLAILLAIPLLIGSLSAYWNGRAAADDAYDRTLLASARAIADGLYTEDGLLRADVPYVALDPFAYDLEGRIFYQVSDLEGRLVSGYDGLPAPPPGTPRTDDYPALARFYDGEFDGVGVRLVSLLQPVSEPGMNGMAEIRVAETDVARERMARGLLLDTLWRMGLLALITLALVWLAVSAALRPLERLRAAVEERQPDDLRPLPLVEAQDELRPLVVSLNHFTERLRQQFERQAQFIADASHELRTPLAALKARIELGLREHEPQQWYGTLEKAAQSTDRLTHLANQLLSLARIERAARAVSEGGAERVELAQLVRELGLALAPLAHQRGIALALEAEEGVVVQGEPTLLNELVYNLVDNALAHTPAGGNLVLRVCRPAVLEVEDDGPGIPAEERERVFERFYRRNPQGSGAGLGLAIVGEICRAHLARVELERGAGGGLLVRVSFPPA, from the coding sequence CTGGCCGCCGGCAGCCTGCGTGGCCGGCTGCTGCGCCGCCTGGCCATTCTGCTGGCGATTCCGCTGCTGATCGGCAGCCTCAGCGCCTACTGGAACGGCCGTGCGGCGGCCGACGACGCCTACGACCGCACCCTGCTGGCCTCGGCGCGGGCCATCGCCGACGGCCTGTATACCGAGGACGGCCTGCTGCGGGCCGATGTGCCCTATGTCGCGCTGGACCCCTTCGCCTACGACCTGGAGGGGCGCATCTTCTACCAGGTCAGCGACCTCGAGGGGCGCCTGGTGTCCGGCTACGACGGCCTGCCGGCGCCACCGCCTGGCACCCCCCGCACCGACGACTACCCGGCGCTGGCGCGTTTCTACGACGGCGAGTTCGACGGCGTCGGCGTGCGCCTGGTCAGCCTGCTGCAGCCGGTCAGCGAACCGGGGATGAACGGCATGGCGGAGATCCGCGTGGCCGAGACCGACGTGGCCCGCGAGCGCATGGCGCGCGGTCTGCTGCTCGATACCCTGTGGCGCATGGGCCTGCTGGCGCTGATCACCCTGGCCCTGGTGTGGCTGGCAGTGAGTGCTGCGCTGCGTCCGCTGGAGCGCCTGCGCGCGGCGGTGGAGGAGCGCCAGCCGGACGACCTGCGGCCGCTGCCGCTGGTCGAGGCGCAGGACGAGCTGCGCCCGCTGGTGGTCTCGCTCAACCATTTCACCGAGCGCCTGCGCCAGCAGTTCGAACGCCAGGCGCAGTTCATCGCCGACGCCTCCCACGAGCTGCGCACGCCGCTGGCGGCGCTCAAGGCGCGCATCGAACTGGGCCTGCGCGAGCACGAGCCGCAGCAGTGGTACGGCACCCTGGAGAAGGCGGCGCAGAGCACCGACCGCCTCACCCATCTGGCCAACCAGCTGCTGTCGCTGGCGCGTATCGAGCGCGCGGCGCGTGCGGTGAGCGAGGGCGGCGCCGAGCGGGTCGAGCTGGCCCAGCTGGTGCGCGAGCTGGGCCTGGCTCTGGCGCCCCTGGCGCACCAGCGCGGCATCGCCCTGGCCCTGGAGGCCGAGGAGGGCGTGGTTGTCCAGGGCGAGCCGACCCTGCTCAACGAGCTGGTCTACAACCTGGTGGACAATGCCCTGGCGCATACCCCGGCAGGTGGCAACCTGGTGCTGCGGGTATGCCGGCCGGCCGTGCTGGAGGTGGAGGACGACGGCCCGGGGATTCCCGCCGAGGAGCGCGAGCGGGTATTCGAGCGCTTCTACCGGCGCAACCCGCAGGGCAGCGGCGCCGGCCTGGGCTTGGCCATCGTCGGCGAGATCTGTCGCGCCCATCTGGCGCGGGTCGAGCTGGAACGGGGCGCCGGCGGTGGGCTGCTGGTGCGGGTGAGCTTTCCGCCGGCCTAG
- a CDS encoding substrate-binding periplasmic protein encodes MRLLSVLFTLLLCCTARADEVRLTNGEWSPYLGQNLPHHGVASRIVEEAFALEGIRVRWEFYPWARALRSAERGKSDGSAVWLRSPEREQTFYISDPVVESGYYLFHRKDRPFDWQQVADLAPLRLGGAIDYDYGQAFQQAERDGLLRVKRLSSEEQGLRMLLAGRLDAFPMDKVVAFDMLHSRFSREQRSQLSFHPQPLSSDSLHLLLSKRVPGNAERMARFNRGLKALQDSGKVSQYLLEIQQPLSLAR; translated from the coding sequence ATGCGTCTGCTGTCCGTGCTATTCACCCTGCTGCTCTGCTGCACCGCGCGCGCCGATGAGGTGCGCCTGACCAACGGCGAGTGGAGCCCCTACCTCGGCCAGAATCTGCCCCACCACGGCGTTGCCTCGCGCATCGTCGAAGAAGCCTTTGCCCTAGAAGGCATCCGGGTCAGGTGGGAGTTCTACCCCTGGGCTCGCGCCCTGCGCAGTGCCGAGCGCGGCAAGAGTGATGGCAGCGCCGTGTGGCTGCGCAGCCCCGAACGCGAGCAGACCTTCTACATCAGTGACCCCGTGGTGGAGAGCGGCTACTACCTGTTCCACCGCAAGGACCGCCCCTTCGACTGGCAGCAGGTCGCCGACCTCGCACCGCTGCGCCTCGGCGGCGCCATCGACTATGACTACGGCCAGGCCTTCCAGCAGGCCGAGCGCGACGGCCTGCTCAGGGTCAAGCGCCTAAGCAGCGAAGAGCAGGGCCTGCGCATGCTGCTGGCCGGTCGTCTGGATGCCTTCCCGATGGACAAGGTGGTGGCCTTCGACATGCTGCACAGCCGCTTCAGCCGCGAGCAGCGCAGCCAACTGAGCTTCCACCCGCAGCCGCTGAGCAGCGACAGCCTGCACCTGCTGCTGTCGAAGCGGGTACCCGGAAATGCCGAGCGCATGGCGCGCTTCAACCGCGGCCTCAAGGCCCTGCAGGACAGCGGCAAGGTCAGCCAGTACCTGCTGGAAATCCAGCAGCCGCTGAGCCTGGCGCGCTAG
- a CDS encoding succinate dehydrogenase assembly factor 2 gives MADATELNRLFWHSRRGMLELDVLLVPFVKEVYPSLDAEDQARYRKLLECEDQDMFGWFMQRDEPQDPDLLRMVRMILDRVQPK, from the coding sequence ATGGCCGACGCGACCGAACTGAACCGACTCTTCTGGCACAGCCGCCGCGGCATGCTGGAGCTGGATGTGCTGCTGGTGCCCTTCGTCAAGGAGGTCTACCCCAGCCTGGACGCCGAGGATCAGGCGCGCTACCGCAAGCTGCTGGAGTGCGAGGATCAGGACATGTTCGGCTGGTTCATGCAGCGCGACGAGCCGCAGGATCCCGATCTGCTGCGCATGGTTCGCATGATCCTGGATCGTGTCCAGCCGAAGTGA
- the nadB gene encoding L-aspartate oxidase, with protein sequence MSQHYQHDVLVIGSGAAGLTLALTLPGHLRIAVLSKGDLANGSTFWAQGGVAAVLDDADTVESHVADTLNAGGGLCREDAVRFTVEHSREAIQWLIEQGVPFTRDDEQEREDGGFEFHLTREGGHSHRRIIHAADATGAAIFNTLLQQTRQRSNIELQEQRVAVDLITERKLGLPGQRCLGAYVLNRTSGEVDTYHARFVILATGGAAKVYLYTSNPDGASGDGIAMAWRAGCRVGNLEFNQFHPTCLYHPQAKSFLITEALRGEGALLRLPNGERFMPRFDAREELAPRDIVARAIDHEMKRLGIDCVYLDISHKPAEFVKSHFPTVYERCLGFGIDITRQPIPVVPAAHYTCGGVVVDQHGRSDVPGLYAIGETSFTGLHGANRMASNSLLECFVYARSAAQDIVAQLDQVDMPQTLPTWDASQVTDSDEDVIIAHNWDELRRFMWDYVGIVRTNKRLQRAQHRVRLLLDEIDEFYSNYKVSRDLIELRNLAQVAELMIESAMRRHESRGLHYTLDYPGLLPEARDTILAPPTYAG encoded by the coding sequence ATGAGCCAACATTATCAGCACGACGTTCTGGTCATCGGCAGCGGCGCTGCCGGCCTGACCCTGGCCCTGACCCTGCCCGGGCACCTGCGCATCGCCGTGCTGAGCAAGGGCGACCTGGCCAACGGCTCCACTTTCTGGGCCCAGGGCGGGGTCGCCGCCGTGCTGGACGATGCCGACACCGTCGAATCCCATGTCGCCGACACCCTCAATGCCGGCGGTGGCCTGTGCCGCGAGGACGCCGTGCGTTTCACCGTCGAGCACAGTCGCGAAGCCATCCAGTGGCTGATCGAACAGGGCGTGCCCTTCACCCGCGACGACGAGCAGGAGCGCGAGGACGGCGGCTTCGAGTTCCACCTGACCCGCGAGGGTGGCCATAGCCACCGGCGCATCATCCATGCCGCCGATGCCACCGGCGCGGCGATCTTCAACACCCTGCTGCAGCAGACCCGCCAGCGCAGCAACATCGAGCTGCAGGAACAGCGGGTGGCGGTCGACCTGATCACCGAGCGCAAGCTCGGCCTGCCCGGCCAGCGCTGCCTGGGCGCCTACGTCCTGAACCGCACCAGCGGCGAAGTGGACACCTACCATGCGCGCTTCGTCATCCTCGCCACCGGCGGCGCGGCCAAGGTCTACCTCTACACCAGCAACCCGGACGGTGCCAGCGGCGACGGCATCGCCATGGCCTGGCGCGCCGGCTGCCGGGTCGGCAACCTGGAATTCAACCAGTTCCACCCGACCTGCCTGTACCACCCGCAGGCCAAGAGCTTCCTGATCACCGAGGCCCTGCGCGGCGAGGGCGCCCTGCTGCGCCTGCCCAACGGCGAGCGCTTCATGCCGCGCTTCGATGCACGCGAAGAACTGGCCCCGCGCGACATAGTCGCCCGCGCCATCGACCATGAAATGAAGCGCCTGGGTATCGACTGCGTGTACCTGGACATCAGCCACAAGCCGGCCGAGTTCGTGAAGTCGCACTTCCCCACCGTCTACGAGCGCTGCCTGGGCTTCGGTATCGACATCACCCGTCAGCCGATTCCGGTGGTGCCGGCGGCGCACTACACCTGCGGCGGCGTGGTCGTCGACCAGCATGGCCGCAGCGATGTGCCCGGCCTCTACGCCATCGGCGAAACCAGCTTCACCGGCCTGCACGGCGCCAACCGCATGGCCAGCAACTCGTTGCTGGAATGCTTCGTCTACGCCCGCTCGGCGGCCCAGGACATAGTCGCCCAGCTCGACCAGGTCGACATGCCGCAAACGCTGCCGACCTGGGACGCCAGCCAGGTGACCGACTCCGACGAGGACGTGATCATCGCGCACAACTGGGACGAGCTGCGGCGCTTCATGTGGGACTACGTCGGCATCGTGCGCACCAACAAGCGCCTGCAGCGCGCCCAGCACCGCGTGCGCCTGCTGCTCGACGAGATCGACGAGTTCTACAGCAACTACAAGGTCAGCCGCGACCTGATCGAGCTGCGCAACCTGGCCCAGGTCGCCGAGCTGATGATCGAGTCGGCCATGCGCCGCCACGAGAGCCGCGGCCTGCACTACACCCTGGACTACCCGGGCCTGCTGCCCGAGGCCCGCGACACTATCCTGGCGCCGCCCACCTACGCCGGCTGA
- a CDS encoding folate-binding protein YgfZ — translation MADSAFFTPLNHEALLAVRGPDAAKFLQGQLTCNLNYLDERTCSLGARCTPKGRMLSSFRIVQHHDGYLLALAGELLEAQLADLKKYAVFSKSTLADESAAWVRFGLSGGDGALLALGLDLPQQVDSVARAGDLLAIRLPGGRAELWVPTAQAETLQGRLAAQLHEAPLNDWLLGQVRAGIGQVFGATRELFIPQMINLQAVGGVSFKKGCYTGQEIVARMQYLGKLKRRLQHLRLAAGEVPQPGSELFSPVHGSSVGEVVLAARAPEGVELLAVLQEDAKDDGRIHLGSPQGPSLELLDLPYQLDADREIQR, via the coding sequence ATGGCCGACTCCGCCTTCTTCACCCCGCTCAATCACGAAGCCCTGCTCGCCGTACGCGGCCCGGACGCCGCCAAGTTCCTTCAGGGCCAGCTCACCTGCAACCTCAACTATCTCGACGAACGGACCTGCAGCCTGGGCGCCCGCTGCACACCCAAGGGCCGCATGCTCTCCAGTTTCCGTATCGTCCAGCACCACGACGGCTACCTGCTGGCCCTGGCCGGTGAGCTGCTGGAGGCACAGCTGGCGGACCTGAAGAAGTACGCGGTGTTCTCCAAGTCGACCCTCGCCGACGAATCCGCCGCCTGGGTGCGCTTCGGCCTGTCCGGCGGCGACGGCGCCCTGCTCGCCCTCGGCCTGGACTTGCCGCAGCAGGTCGACAGCGTGGCCCGCGCAGGTGACCTGCTGGCCATCCGGCTACCCGGCGGGCGCGCCGAGCTGTGGGTACCGACCGCCCAGGCCGAGACCCTGCAGGGCCGCCTGGCCGCACAGCTGCACGAGGCGCCGCTCAACGACTGGCTGCTCGGCCAGGTGCGCGCCGGCATCGGCCAGGTGTTCGGCGCCACCCGCGAGCTATTCATCCCGCAGATGATCAACCTGCAGGCGGTCGGCGGCGTCAGCTTCAAGAAGGGTTGCTACACCGGCCAGGAAATCGTCGCGCGCATGCAGTACCTGGGCAAGCTCAAGCGCCGCCTGCAACACCTGCGCCTGGCTGCCGGCGAGGTGCCGCAGCCGGGTAGCGAGCTATTCTCGCCGGTGCACGGCTCCAGCGTCGGCGAAGTGGTGCTGGCTGCCCGCGCGCCCGAGGGCGTGGAGCTGCTGGCCGTGCTGCAGGAGGATGCCAAGGACGATGGCCGCATCCACCTGGGCAGCCCGCAGGGCCCAAGCCTGGAACTGCTCGACCTGCCCTACCAGCTGGACGCCGACCGCGAAATCCAGCGCTAG
- a CDS encoding Bug family tripartite tricarboxylate transporter substrate binding protein: MKTALSRIALAFGTLALSSQLLAEPKRPECIAPAKPGGGFDLTCKLAQSGLKDNGLLKAPMRVTYMPGGVGAVAYNAVVAQRPKDAGTITAFSSGSLLNLAQGKFGRYDENAVRWLAGIGTDYGAISVRADSPYQTLDDLVQALKKDPGSIVFGAGATIGGQDWMQTALIARAAGIDPQKLRYVAFEGGGETLTAMLGGHVQVTSSGLGEVTPQLAANKIRVIAVLSDERLPGKLANLPTAKEQGYDITWPVIRGFYMGPEVSDADFAWWKGQFDTLLASPEFAKLREQRDLFPLSMTGDELKAYVFKQVQDYKALAGEFGLVQ; this comes from the coding sequence ATGAAAACTGCCCTGTCCCGCATCGCCCTCGCCTTCGGCACCCTCGCCCTGAGCAGCCAGCTGCTGGCCGAGCCCAAGCGCCCCGAGTGCATCGCCCCGGCCAAGCCCGGCGGCGGCTTCGATCTGACCTGCAAGCTGGCCCAGAGCGGCCTGAAAGACAACGGCCTGCTCAAGGCGCCGATGCGCGTCACCTACATGCCCGGCGGCGTCGGCGCGGTGGCCTACAACGCCGTGGTCGCCCAGCGGCCGAAGGACGCCGGGACCATTACCGCGTTCTCCTCCGGCTCCCTGCTCAACCTGGCCCAGGGCAAGTTCGGCCGCTACGACGAGAACGCCGTGCGCTGGCTGGCCGGCATCGGCACCGACTACGGCGCCATCAGCGTGCGCGCCGACTCGCCCTACCAGACCCTCGACGACCTGGTGCAGGCGCTGAAGAAGGACCCGGGCAGCATCGTCTTCGGCGCCGGCGCCACCATCGGCGGCCAGGACTGGATGCAGACCGCGCTGATCGCCCGCGCCGCCGGCATCGACCCGCAGAAGCTGCGCTACGTGGCCTTCGAAGGCGGCGGCGAGACCCTCACCGCCATGCTCGGCGGCCACGTGCAGGTCACCTCCAGCGGCCTCGGCGAAGTCACTCCGCAACTGGCGGCGAACAAGATCCGCGTCATCGCCGTGCTCTCCGACGAGCGCCTGCCGGGCAAACTGGCCAACCTGCCGACCGCCAAGGAGCAGGGCTACGACATCACCTGGCCGGTGATCCGCGGCTTCTACATGGGGCCGGAAGTCAGCGACGCGGACTTCGCCTGGTGGAAAGGCCAGTTCGACACCCTGCTGGCCAGCCCGGAGTTCGCCAAGCTGCGCGAACAACGCGACCTGTTCCCGCTGAGCATGACCGGCGACGAGCTGAAGGCCTACGTGTTCAAGCAGGTGCAGGACTACAAGGCCCTGGCCGGCGAGTTCGGCCTGGTCCAGTAG